The Ciconia boyciana chromosome 2, ASM3463844v1, whole genome shotgun sequence genome has a segment encoding these proteins:
- the LOC140647260 gene encoding uncharacterized protein, producing the protein MAKFPAGGRGPRSGELGRCRAAPGGPLHPLGRRAGVSARRGAGSRPGQPQLSKAPPRAYPGLAEAHEPPRPPAQRPAPPGPRSHRPRSARLPPQACHRPPAPLRRWSSPPTCGAGSAGRAGGGRTAPDTGGGRTAGSRRGAAGGGAASVPSRPVSPVSAAGGVGLVPRGGRGAGVPAVPLAAGRRAGGCGCPAGLRLPARPPRRRKAREWHRNPPPEREAVLPGPRGRGRSQAPVEVTHHTAPGERRCSSKESYGRFGCYQLFHLLSTTSSMNLTMKNDANVMILLIELEIRSLREIECTY; encoded by the exons ATGGCGAAGTTTCCAGCCGGTGGGCGCGGACCAAGGTCCGGCGAGCTCGGCCGCTGCCGGGCTGCCCCGGGCGGGCCCCTGCACCCGCTCGGCCGCCGGGCGGGGGTCTcggcgcggaggggcgcgggCAGCCGCCCCGGCCAGCCGCAGCTAAGCAAGGCCCCGCCGCGGGCCTACCCAGGCCTCGCTGAAGCCCACGAAccgccgcgcccccccgcccAGCGCCCAGCTCCGCCAGGGCCTCGCAGCCACAGGCCGCGCTCGGCCCGGCTCCCACCCCAGGCCTGCCACCGCCCCCCGGCTCCTCTCCGCCGCTGGAGCAGCCCTCCCACCTGCGGCGCGGGCTCCGCGGGCCGAGCCGGGGGAGGGCGGACTGCGCCGGACACGGGGGGCGGCAGGACCGCAGGCTCCAG gcgcggggcggcggggggcggtgCCGCCTCGGTCCCGTCCCGTCCTGTCTCGCCGGTGTCGGCCGCGGGTGGGGTGGGCCTGGTtccccgcgggggccggggcgcgggggtcCCCGCCGTTCCCCTCGCCGCTGGGCGCCGCGCCGGAGGCTGCGGCTGCCCGGCCGGGCTgcgcctgcccgcccgccctcctCGTCGGCGGAAGGCTCGGGAATGGCACAGAAACCCCCCTCCCGAGCGTGAGGCGGTGCTCCCGGGCCCCAGGGGCAGGGGTAGAAGCCAGG CTCCGGTGGAAGTAACTCACCACACTGCTCCGGGGGAAAGGAGATGCTCGAGCAAGGAAAGCTATGGCAG GTTTGGCTGCTACCAGTTATTTCACCTTTTATCAACTACAAGCAGCATGAACCTAACAATGAAGAATGATGCAAATGTAATGATCCTATTGATTGAACTAGAGATTCGTTCCTTGAGAGAGATTGAATGCACCTACTGA
- the TMEM106B gene encoding transmembrane protein 106B: MGKSLSHLPMHTCKEDGYDGGTVSDNMRNGLVHSESHNEDGRCGDVSQFPYVEFTGRDSVTCPTCQGTGRIPRGQENQLVALIPYSDQRLRPRRTKLYVTASVIVCLLLSGLAVFFLFPRSIDVEYIGVKSIYVTYEQGRRIIYLNITNTLNITNNNYYSVEVANITAQVQFSKTVIGKARLNNITNIGPLDMKQIDYMVPTVIQDETSYMFDFCTLASIKVHNIVVMMQVTVTTSYFGHSEQISQERYQYVDCGGNTTYQLGQSEYLNVLQPPQ, encoded by the exons ATGGGAAAATCACTTTCTCACCTGCCTATGCACACGTGCAAGGAAGATGGCTATGATGGAGGCACAGTGTCTGATAATATGAGGAATGGTTTAGTTCACTCAGAATCGCACAATGAAGATGGCAGATGCGGAGATGTATCACAGTTTCCCTATGTGGAATTTACAGGAAGGGACAGCGTCACCTGCCCAACTTGCCAGGGAACAGGAAGAATTCCACGAG GGCAGGAAAATCAGCTGGTAGCATTAATTCCATACAGTGATCAGAGACTGAGGCCAAGAAGAAC aaagctCTACGTGACTGCTTCTGTAATTGTATGTTTACTACTTTCTGGGCTGGCTGTATTCTTCTTGTTTCCTCGCTCAATCGATGTTGAATATATTGGTGTGAAGTCAATATATGTCACTTACGAACAGGGTAGACGTATAATATATCTAAATATTACG aacacACTAAATATAACCAACAACAACTATTATTCTGTTGAAGTGGCAAATATCACAGCCCaagttcagttttcaaaaacagtTATTGGCAAAGCACGGCTAAACAACATCACCAACATTGGTCCTCTGGATATGAAACAG attgacTATATGGTGCCCACAGTCATACAAGATGAAACGAGCTACATGTT tgatttctgtACTTTAGCATCTATCAAAGTGCATAACATAGTAGTGATGATGCA agTGACAGTGACAACCTCTTACTTTGGCCACTCTGAGCAAATATCCCAGGAGAGATACCAGTATGTGGACTGTGGAGGAAACACAACCTACCAGCTGGGCCAGtcagaatatttaaatgtaCTTCAGCCTCCACAATAA